The genomic window CGTGCTGGAATATCCGCGCCTGAATATCAACAAGGTGGAGAACTATCGCTTCAGTCTTGGCGTCGAGGGCAACTTCAGCATCGGCGAGCACTTGTTCAACTGGGATGCTTATTACTGGGATACCCATTATCAAGGCACCATTCTGGACACCGGCAATTTCTCCTTGCCGAATCTTTTCAACGCGCTTGGTCCTTCCTTCCTGGCCTCAAACGGCAGCGTCGAATGCGGTACGCCGGGTAATGTCATTGCCGGTTGCGTGCCGTTGAATGTGCTCGCATCGCGCTACACCCCCGCGATGTTGAATTACATCGTGGTCAACGGTTATGAGCACTACGGCAGCTCGGAAAAGGGACCACAGATCGATTTGAGCGGCGATCTGCTGGAATTGCCGGCCGGTGACCTGACCTTTGCGGTGGGTGCGTCACATCGCAACCTCAATGGCTATGACACGCCGGATGTACCTTCCGCAGAGGGCCTGACCACCAATCTCGCCGGCCAACCTACGGCTGGTGGATACAACGTCACCGAAACCTGGGTCGAGTTCAATGTGCCGCTGCTCAAAGATTTGCCGATGGCGCAATCCTTGAGTCTAGACGTCGCCGACCGCTTTTCCCATTACAGCAACTTCGGCGGCACGAATAACAGTCAATACAAGCTGACCTGGAAGCCGATTGACGACCTGATGGTTCGTGGCAGCTACGGCACCGGTTTCCGTGCGCCGACGGTGGGCGATCTTTACGGTGGTATCTCGACGACCTATCCGTTTTACAACGATCCCTGCGACGTGGTTTACGGTCTTGCTCGCTACAACTCGACGGTTGCTAAGAATTGTGCGAGCGGTATCGGCGGGCTGCCTGCTTTGAATCAGTCGGCGTTGAACGCGGCTGGCTTGGGCAACGAGTTCCCCAGTGGTTTCATGCAGGAGCTGGCGCCGGGGACTCCGGTGATTTCTCCCGGCGGTTATCCCGTGTACGCACCATTCACCCAGGGCGGCAACCCCGACCTCCGGCCGGAAACCTCCAGGAGCGCGCAGTTTGGCGTTGTTTACAGCCCCAGCTATCTGACCGGCTTCAATGCCACGGTGGATTACTTCCACTACATCGTGCGCAATGTCATTTCGCTTATCACCGATAACCAGGTGCTCGACAATTGCTACGCGCTCAGCATCGTCGCCGATTGTCAGTTGTTCCAGCGCACAGCAGCGGACGACTACCAGGTAAGCAGCCTTTTCATGGGGGAGCAGAACCAGGGCTGGATGAATGTCGCCGGTTACGATGTGGACCTGTCGTACAAGCTGCCCAAATTCTCCTTCGGGCAGTTCACGCTCGACTCCAAGTCCACTTACTACACGCACAACAATAGTGAGCAGTATGCCGGTGCGCCCGTCTCGTATAACAACGGCTTGAGCGGCTACTGGCGGCTGCGCTCCAACTTCACCATCGGCTGGGACTATCGGAACTTTGGCGTGCAATGGACCTTGCGTTACTACTCGCCGCTCAAAGAGCCATGCTATGACCCAGGCGCTTCGGCCTTCCCGTGCACTTTGCCGAATTACTACATGCCTGGCGTAGGCATTGTTCCGGTGACGCAGATGCCATCGGTGACGTTCAACGATGTGCAGGTGTATTGGAACACGCCCTGGAACGGCACGATTGCATTGGGTGCCAACGACATCTTCAATCGCTTAGGGCCGTATTCCTACGGCGGGTTTGTGGTCAGCTCGATCAACAATGTCGACTACCAGTACAACTACATGCCGTCGTATGACTACGGACGGTTCGTCTACTTGCGCTACACGCAGAAGTTTTGACCGTCGCAACCACCACGCCCTCCCCCCGCAAGCGGGGGGAGGGCGCTTGTTGATTACTTCAACAGCGAACGCAGCATCCACGCCGTCTTTTCGTGTTCCTTCAAACGGCCGGTGACCATATCGGCCGTGCCCTCGTCACCCGCTTCATCCGCAACCTTGATTGCTGCGCGCGCCGTGGCTGCAGCAATCTCGTGGCCGGTGACCAGTTGCTCCACCATCTCCTTCCAATCCGGCACGCCGGACTCTTCCTTAATCGTGGTGAGCTTGCCGAACTGGCTGTAGGAACCCGGTGCGAACACATCGAGTACACGGATGCGTTCGGCGATTTCGTCCGCCGCCAGCCACAGTTCGTTGTACTGGGTCTGGAACATGGTGTGCAGGCTGTTGAAATGCGGCCCGGTCACGTTCCAATGAAAACTGTGGGTTTTAAGGTAGAGCGAATAGGTATCGGCCAGCAGTTTGGAAAGCTGCCTGGCGATGGTTTCGCGGTCCTTTTCGGCGATCGCGATGCTGGTGGCCATGGTGTGCTCCTTAGGGGTTATTGTTTACTCCGGCCTTTGAGCTTACCCATCCGTAACGGTCAGCGGAAATGGATAGTGCACATCTCGGCGATAGTCACCGGCTATCATGTGCAGCTGCATGAGTACTACGAAACCCGAAACACCAACCGTCGCTCCGGACGCCCGTCTGCGCGACCTGCGCAAATCACTGGATGCGGTCTCCAGCCGTGATTTTGGCCGCCTCTTGGGCCGCTGGCGTGGGCTGTCGCGTCGTCCGGATGCGAAAAAACTCGAAGCGCTAGCCGCTGATATCGCCGCCTCGGCCGAGCGGAGGGAGCGCCGCGTCCGGAACAAACCGCCGATCCGGCTGGATGAATCGCTGCCGATCACGGCGCGCGCCGATGAGATCGTCAAGCTGATCCGCGACCATCAAGTCGTGGTGATAGCTGGCGAAACCGGTTCCGGCAAGACCACCCAGCTGCCCAAACTATGCCTTGCAGCCGGACGCGGCGAGGCCGGCCTGATCGGCTGCACCCAGCCCCGACGGCTCGCTGCACGCTCTGTCGCACGCCGCGTGGCGGAGGAACTTGGAACCCAACTGGGCGACAAGGTCGGCTTCCAGGTGCGCTTTACCGATCAGGTCTCCGAGCAGAGCCTGATCAAGTTCATGACCGATGGCATCCTGCTGGCCGAGACGCAAGGCGATCCCTGGCTGTCTGCCTACGACACCCTGATTATCGACGAGGCGCACGAGCGCAGTCTCAACATCGACTTCCTGCTTGGCTATCTCAGGCGACTTGCCGTAAAGCGGCCGGATCTGAAGATCATCGTCACCTCGGCCACCATCGATACAGCGCGCTTCGCCGAGCATTTCAGCGATGCGCCCGTGGTGTCGGTGGAAGGGCGCGCCTATCCGGTAGAGGTGCGCTGGCGCTCGGTCGACGAGGTGCAGGCGCGGCGCAATCAGCGCAGCGGCGAACTGCAACAGGGCAGTGCCGAGCATGTCGCCGCAGTGCTGGATGAAATCACTCACGACGACCCGCGTGGCGACGTACTGGTGTTCATGCCAGGCGAACGCGAAATCCGCGATGCCCATTTGCTGCTGTCGCGCCGGCAATACCGTGAAACCGAAATTCTGCCGCTGTACGCGCGGCTTTCGGCAACCGACCAGGACCGCGTGTTCAAACCCGGCACCAAGCGTCGGGTGGTGCTGGCGACCAACGTGGCCGAAACCTCGCTGACGGTGCCGCGCATCCGTTATGTGATCGACAGCGGCACCGCGCGCGTGAAACGCTACAGCCAGCGCAGTCAGCTCGAACGCCTGCATGTGGAGCCCGTCTCGCAGGCTGCTGCGGATCAGCGCAAAGGTCGCTGCGGTCGCGTCGGCCCCGGCACCTGTTATCGCCTTTACGACGAAGGCGATTACGCGTCACGCGCCGCCTATACCGATCCGGAACTGCTACGTTCTTCGCTCGCCAACGTCATCCTGCGCATGTTGTCGCTGCAATTGGGTGAGGTGGATGAGTTTCCGTTCCTGGAGTCGCCCGATCCGCGCGTGGTGGCGGATGGCTATCGCCGATTGACCGAAATTGGCGCCATCGATGAACGCCGGCAACTGACCGCCATCGGCCGTACGCTGGCACGCTTGCCGATTGATGTGCAGCTCGCGCGCATGTTGGTCGAAGCGCAGCACTTGGGTTGTGTGCGCGAGTTGCTGACCATCGTGGCGTTCCTCAGCATCCAGGATCCGCGCGAGCGTCCCGCCGATGCCAGGCAACAGGCCGACGCGGCGCACGCGGCATTTGCCGACCCCAAATCCGATCTCGTTGGCGTGTTGAATCTTTGGCGCGAATACCACGCTGCGCATGAGGAACTGACGCAATCGAAACTGCGTGATTGGTGCTCGCGGCATTTCCTGAGTTTCCTGCGCATGCGCGAGTGGCGCGAGTTGCACCGGCAGTTGCTGCTGGTGGTGCAGGAGCTTGGGTGGAAGCTGGGGGTCAATTCCTCTCCCCTTCGGGGGGAAGAATCTCTTTCACCCTCTCCCCTTCGGAGAGAGGGCCGGGGTGAGGGGACAGCCTCGCGAGGGGCAGCGAACGCGCGCGCAAAGAGTCCTCAAAAGAGCCGCAAGGATACGCATTCTGGCAAGCCCCAGCCCCTCACCCCAGCCTTTTCCCCAGAGGGGAGAGGGAGTAAAGAAGTGGGCTCACCAGAGGGTAGAGGGAATGAGTCTGAGGCCGATCGGATCTACGAGGCTGTACATCGCAGCCTGCTCGCCGGTCTACCTACGCAAGTCGGCAACAAGGACGAAAAAGGCATCTATCGCGGTACGCGCGAGCGCCGCTTCCAAATATTCCCCGGCTCCGCGCTGGCCAAAAGCTCGCCCAATTGGGTGTTCGCCGCGCAGATCATCGATATTGGTGGCCGCGTGTGGGGCATGATGTGTGCGCGCATCGAGCCGTCCTGGATCGAACAGCAAGCCGCACATCTGCTGCGATGCACCTGCCGCGATGCACATTGGTCGCGCAAACGCGGCACCGTGGTCGCGTACGAGCAGGTGAGCTTGTTCGGACTCGTGCTGGTCGAACGCCGCCCGGTGACATTCCAGAAGCAGGATCCGGCACTGGCGCATGAGATTTTCCTGCGCGAAGCGCTGGCGCGTTGTGATATCGAGACGCGTGCCGATTTCGTGCGCGCCAACCAGCGCGTGTTGGAAGATGCGCGGGGCATTGAAGCGCGGCAGCGTCGCGAGGGCCTGATTCGCCACGAAGACGAGCTGGTCGATTTCTTCCGCGGCAAGTTGCCCGAAGAGGTCGCCAGCAGCCGTGCGTTGGATGCCTGGTATCGCCATGCACAGCCCGCCGAACAGGCTGCCTTGCGCTGGTCGATCGACGATGTGATGGTCGGTGGCACGGGACTTGATCCCAAGGCGTTTCCGGCTTCGCTGGATATCCAGCAACAGCGCTACCGGCTGGAATATCGCTTTGTGCCGGGCGACGATGCCGATGGCGTCACGTTGCATTTGCCTTTAGCCATGCTCAACGCATTGCCTGCTGCACGCTGCGAATGGCTGGTGCCGGGCTTGCTGGGCGAGAAAGCCGCCGAACTGATTCGCGGCTTGCCCAAGGCCTTGCGCCGCAACTTCGTACCGGCACCGGATTTCGCACGGGCTTTCGTCGAAGCGGAGACGCCGCGCGACGAGCCACTGGCCAAGGCGCTAGCCGTATTTTTGCGCAAGACGACAGGCGTTGAAATCGATG from Dyella caseinilytica includes these protein-coding regions:
- a CDS encoding TonB-dependent receptor plug domain-containing protein, with amino-acid sequence MNAQQRKLLYVVIGSVLAGTLGDAHIAQAQSTTTSTTTQTSGPSPQSTSTAQSGDQSQAPSSTAQAKTLKTVTVTGSLIRSVDVENAQPVVTITSEDIQKQGFATVGQLLANLTSASTPDISKSDPYESGPDVGGTYVDLRNLGATRTLVLLDGKRVGTSFDGYTNLDTIPTAIVDHIDVLADGASAIYGSDAIGGVINIVTKQNYNGAELDTYNGKYLPGGDGDQGQYSLLFGKTFAHGSLELAAQYQNQNAISAADRPFSAYPETSNFPYNNLAAYGGQGQYSFDDVNWNVLNNGGNPQNINDYHPVQAAVTGPNGVVTNPGDYANINPYADLMSATSMKNIFAQGHYDFLSNLTGDFTAGFNQQANTAQMAGFPLTSSGLFSEQYPQYTGMQLSANSYYNPTNAPGQTPTALYFQRDVLEYPRLNINKVENYRFSLGVEGNFSIGEHLFNWDAYYWDTHYQGTILDTGNFSLPNLFNALGPSFLASNGSVECGTPGNVIAGCVPLNVLASRYTPAMLNYIVVNGYEHYGSSEKGPQIDLSGDLLELPAGDLTFAVGASHRNLNGYDTPDVPSAEGLTTNLAGQPTAGGYNVTETWVEFNVPLLKDLPMAQSLSLDVADRFSHYSNFGGTNNSQYKLTWKPIDDLMVRGSYGTGFRAPTVGDLYGGISTTYPFYNDPCDVVYGLARYNSTVAKNCASGIGGLPALNQSALNAAGLGNEFPSGFMQELAPGTPVISPGGYPVYAPFTQGGNPDLRPETSRSAQFGVVYSPSYLTGFNATVDYFHYIVRNVISLITDNQVLDNCYALSIVADCQLFQRTAADDYQVSSLFMGEQNQGWMNVAGYDVDLSYKLPKFSFGQFTLDSKSTYYTHNNSEQYAGAPVSYNNGLSGYWRLRSNFTIGWDYRNFGVQWTLRYYSPLKEPCYDPGASAFPCTLPNYYMPGVGIVPVTQMPSVTFNDVQVYWNTPWNGTIALGANDIFNRLGPYSYGGFVVSSINNVDYQYNYMPSYDYGRFVYLRYTQKF
- a CDS encoding Dps family protein, with protein sequence MATSIAIAEKDRETIARQLSKLLADTYSLYLKTHSFHWNVTGPHFNSLHTMFQTQYNELWLAADEIAERIRVLDVFAPGSYSQFGKLTTIKEESGVPDWKEMVEQLVTGHEIAAATARAAIKVADEAGDEGTADMVTGRLKEHEKTAWMLRSLLK
- the hrpA gene encoding ATP-dependent RNA helicase HrpA; the protein is MSTTKPETPTVAPDARLRDLRKSLDAVSSRDFGRLLGRWRGLSRRPDAKKLEALAADIAASAERRERRVRNKPPIRLDESLPITARADEIVKLIRDHQVVVIAGETGSGKTTQLPKLCLAAGRGEAGLIGCTQPRRLAARSVARRVAEELGTQLGDKVGFQVRFTDQVSEQSLIKFMTDGILLAETQGDPWLSAYDTLIIDEAHERSLNIDFLLGYLRRLAVKRPDLKIIVTSATIDTARFAEHFSDAPVVSVEGRAYPVEVRWRSVDEVQARRNQRSGELQQGSAEHVAAVLDEITHDDPRGDVLVFMPGEREIRDAHLLLSRRQYRETEILPLYARLSATDQDRVFKPGTKRRVVLATNVAETSLTVPRIRYVIDSGTARVKRYSQRSQLERLHVEPVSQAAADQRKGRCGRVGPGTCYRLYDEGDYASRAAYTDPELLRSSLANVILRMLSLQLGEVDEFPFLESPDPRVVADGYRRLTEIGAIDERRQLTAIGRTLARLPIDVQLARMLVEAQHLGCVRELLTIVAFLSIQDPRERPADARQQADAAHAAFADPKSDLVGVLNLWREYHAAHEELTQSKLRDWCSRHFLSFLRMREWRELHRQLLLVVQELGWKLGVNSSPLRGEESLSPSPLRREGRGEGTASRGAANARAKSPQKSRKDTHSGKPQPLTPAFSPEGRGSKEVGSPEGRGNESEADRIYEAVHRSLLAGLPTQVGNKDEKGIYRGTRERRFQIFPGSALAKSSPNWVFAAQIIDIGGRVWGMMCARIEPSWIEQQAAHLLRCTCRDAHWSRKRGTVVAYEQVSLFGLVLVERRPVTFQKQDPALAHEIFLREALARCDIETRADFVRANQRVLEDARGIEARQRREGLIRHEDELVDFFRGKLPEEVASSRALDAWYRHAQPAEQAALRWSIDDVMVGGTGLDPKAFPASLDIQQQRYRLEYRFVPGDDADGVTLHLPLAMLNALPAARCEWLVPGLLGEKAAELIRGLPKALRRNFVPAPDFARAFVEAETPRDEPLAKALAVFLRKTTGVEIDASDFEPVELTPHFNMRYRLHDEKGRTLATGRDLSALRAQWEGQAREAFSRKTDIELTREDVTHWDFEEIPEQVRSDGGLLAFPALVDLGDAVALRVFERHDEAKAAHVKGVERLLRNALASDMKQVRRRLPIANAMSLKYAPLGSIDGLREDLAEGGFTDLLATQDLNVRSTAAFESLRTHAARELFASAVERLKLAEPIIEAQADLKPWMQPPLMGFARASYDDLGEQLEALLASGFLRELPTARLAHYPRYLKAMRLRAERLRQDPTKDQQRMLQVLPYWREYLTHRAAGAAELDELRWLIEEWRVSLFAQELKTPEPVSAKRLAKALEAVVALSREGKGRRH